In Moorena sp. SIOASIH, the following are encoded in one genomic region:
- a CDS encoding AraC family transcriptional regulator codes for IRFISHEADAEGAGNHAVMRRLSEVLFIQALRVWASRADHEEGLLAALADPELGESLGQIHAEPANDWSLETLARAAGLSRTVFAERFKQVMGLPPMQYVTLWRMQRARLLLAEGEQTLEHIAELVGYESAAALSRVFKRWVGEPPGSYRRRARAIG; via the coding sequence TGATCCGGTTCATCAGCCACGAGGCGGATGCAGAGGGCGCCGGCAACCATGCGGTGATGCGCCGACTCTCTGAAGTGCTGTTCATCCAGGCGCTCCGCGTCTGGGCCTCCCGTGCCGACCATGAAGAGGGCCTGCTCGCGGCCCTCGCCGACCCCGAACTCGGAGAGAGCCTGGGACAGATTCACGCGGAGCCGGCCAACGACTGGTCGCTGGAAACCCTGGCCCGGGCCGCCGGTCTCTCCCGCACGGTCTTCGCGGAACGCTTCAAACAGGTCATGGGCCTGCCGCCGATGCAGTACGTGACCCTGTGGCGCATGCAGCGCGCCCGGCTGCTGCTTGCCGAGGGAGAACAGACCCTGGAGCACATTGCGGAGCTGGTCGGCTACGAATCCGCGGCGGCGCTCAGCCGGGTGTTCAAACGCTGGGTCGGTGAGCCGCCGGGAAGCTATCGAAGGCGAGCTCGCGCGATTGGGTGA